In one Terriglobia bacterium genomic region, the following are encoded:
- the pstC gene encoding phosphate ABC transporter permease subunit PstC, translating into MVTPSTNAYRAGPATGSRTFLSRLREGDEIARLVTLLFAAAVVLITVAIVYQLWVDSALSRHKFGWNFFITDVWDPVFDQFGALPFIYGTVVTSAVALFFAIPLGIGAAIFLAELAPAKISDTLTFFIDLLAAVPSVIYGLLGVFILVPIMREVIQPFLKATLGFLPIFSGPGYGVGFLTAGMVLAIMVIPFIISVSREVLMSVPRDQREAALALGSTRWESTWKVVVPFARTGIFGSIFLALARALGETMAVTMVIGNTPKVAASLFAPGYSIAAVIANEFTEATGDLYLHALIELGLVLFLLTFILNGLARLLILLTERRGAEVRA; encoded by the coding sequence ATGGTTACGCCATCAACGAACGCCTACCGCGCGGGCCCGGCAACGGGCTCGCGCACCTTTCTTTCCCGGCTGCGCGAAGGGGATGAGATCGCGCGCCTGGTCACCTTGCTTTTCGCCGCCGCGGTGGTCCTCATCACCGTCGCCATCGTCTATCAGCTCTGGGTGGATTCCGCCCTGTCGCGCCACAAGTTCGGCTGGAACTTTTTCATTACCGATGTCTGGGACCCTGTCTTCGATCAGTTCGGCGCGTTGCCGTTCATTTACGGCACTGTCGTCACATCGGCAGTGGCGCTTTTTTTTGCTATTCCACTGGGAATCGGAGCTGCAATTTTTCTGGCGGAACTCGCGCCAGCGAAGATCTCCGACACGTTGACGTTCTTCATTGACTTGCTCGCGGCTGTCCCGAGCGTCATCTATGGTCTGCTTGGTGTGTTTATCCTCGTGCCCATCATGCGCGAGGTGATTCAACCTTTCTTGAAGGCGACGCTGGGATTCCTGCCGATCTTCTCCGGCCCCGGCTACGGCGTGGGTTTTCTGACGGCGGGCATGGTGCTCGCGATCATGGTTATTCCGTTCATCATTTCGGTTTCGCGCGAAGTGCTCATGTCCGTGCCGCGCGATCAGCGCGAGGCGGCCCTGGCCCTGGGCTCCACGCGCTGGGAATCCACCTGGAAGGTGGTCGTGCCCTTCGCGCGGACGGGCATTTTTGGCTCGATCTTTCTGGCCCTCGCTCGTGCGTTGGGCGAGACCATGGCCGTCACCATGGTCATCGGCAACACCCCCAAAGTGGCCGCGTCTCTCTTCGCCCCCGGCTATTCCATTGCCGCGGTTATTGCCAACGAATTCACCGAAGCCACCGGCGACCTCTACCTGCACGCGCTCATCGAACTGGGTCTAGTGCTCTTTCTCCTCACCTTCATTCTCAACGGCTTGGCGCGCTTGCTCATTCTCCTCACCGAGCGCCGCGGCGCTGAGGTGCGCGCATGA
- a CDS encoding 2-oxoglutarate dehydrogenase E1 component translates to MSNRPSTPRAGQSNEDRERVLDAFRRWGYYQAQLDPLGLFQPLAHPDLALTGPLADEARRYYCGTIGAEFMHLPQPERRRWIAERLEAQAPAVDQRKILERLIRADLFEQVLQARYLGTKRFSLEGVTALIPLLDEILDTAGENGAVESVMAMSHRGRLNVMVHAACKLPHEVVAGFEDVDPRSVLGAGDVKYHVGATGTYTTSRGAEIRVHLASNPSHLEAVDPVAMGRARAKLTRHAGGSADPESLAAVRNKVLPIVMHGDAAFAGQGIWAETLNLAELQAYTVGGTIHIIVNNLIGFTTRPAQEHSARFASDISKRQSVPVFHVNAEDPDAVVRIGRLAAEYRATFGGEVVVDIIGYRRHGHSEVDDPTITQPLLYERIKHHAPLWKIYAQRTGLDATPLAEAVRAEYETEQAQAGTLTKIPQMRRLPPYWSPYRWSRYDPKCEVDTGVAPEQLGKLTDKLVRTPQAFHVHPKIVKLLEQRAEMGHGKRAADYGFAESLAFATLLSDGTPIRLAGQDSQRGTFNQRHAMLIDNKTEEEYLPLAHLAPGQPFCEIHNSSLSEAACLGFEYGFSRDYPEALVLWEAQFGDFANSAQIIIDQFISAGEDKWNLPSGLVLLLPHGFEGQGPEHSSARMERFLQLCAEHNMQICQPSTAAQYFHLLRRQALRPWRKPMIVFTPKSMLRHPDASSPIAAFAQPRFQSVVPDHDIRDAQRILLASGKVGHELRAERRRRKDTHTAILFLEQLYPTPRPELIAAIAEHPHAREIVWVQEEPANMGPLFYVLPRLERLAKARGLQVRSVKRSASASPATGSAKAHELEQKTLLQLAFTTHVGS, encoded by the coding sequence ATGTCGAACCGTCCAAGCACACCGAGAGCAGGCCAATCCAACGAAGACCGCGAGCGCGTCTTGGACGCCTTCCGCCGCTGGGGCTACTACCAGGCGCAACTCGACCCCCTGGGGCTTTTCCAGCCGCTGGCGCATCCCGACCTGGCGTTGACCGGCCCTCTGGCCGACGAGGCCCGGCGCTATTACTGCGGCACAATCGGCGCGGAGTTCATGCATCTCCCGCAGCCGGAGCGCCGCCGCTGGATTGCGGAACGCCTCGAAGCCCAAGCCCCCGCCGTGGACCAAAGGAAAATTCTCGAGCGCCTGATCCGCGCCGACCTCTTCGAGCAGGTGCTGCAGGCGCGCTACCTGGGCACCAAGCGCTTCTCCCTCGAAGGCGTCACCGCGCTGATCCCGCTCCTGGACGAGATCCTGGACACCGCCGGCGAAAACGGTGCGGTCGAATCGGTGATGGCCATGAGCCATCGCGGCCGCCTCAACGTGATGGTGCACGCCGCCTGCAAGCTGCCGCACGAAGTGGTCGCCGGCTTCGAGGACGTGGACCCGCGCAGCGTGCTGGGCGCGGGTGACGTGAAGTATCACGTCGGCGCCACAGGAACCTACACGACTTCCCGCGGCGCGGAGATCCGCGTGCACCTGGCCTCCAACCCCAGCCACCTGGAGGCCGTGGACCCCGTGGCCATGGGCCGCGCCCGCGCCAAGCTGACGCGCCACGCCGGTGGCAGCGCGGACCCGGAGAGTCTCGCCGCAGTGCGCAACAAAGTCCTGCCCATCGTGATGCACGGCGACGCGGCCTTTGCCGGCCAGGGCATCTGGGCGGAGACCCTCAACCTGGCCGAGCTGCAGGCCTATACCGTCGGCGGCACCATCCACATCATCGTCAACAATCTCATCGGCTTCACCACGCGCCCCGCGCAGGAGCACTCCGCGCGCTTCGCCTCGGATATCTCCAAGCGCCAGTCCGTTCCGGTGTTCCACGTGAACGCCGAGGATCCCGATGCGGTAGTGCGCATCGGGCGCCTGGCCGCGGAGTACCGCGCCACCTTCGGCGGCGAAGTCGTCGTGGACATCATCGGTTACCGCCGCCACGGCCACAGCGAAGTGGACGACCCCACCATCACCCAGCCCCTGCTCTACGAGCGCATCAAACACCACGCCCCGCTGTGGAAGATCTACGCCCAGCGCACCGGTCTGGACGCCACCCCGCTCGCCGAGGCGGTGCGCGCCGAATACGAAACCGAGCAGGCACAGGCCGGCACGCTCACCAAGATTCCGCAGATGCGCCGCTTGCCGCCCTACTGGTCGCCGTACCGCTGGTCCCGCTACGATCCCAAATGCGAAGTGGACACCGGCGTAGCGCCCGAGCAGCTCGGGAAACTCACCGACAAGCTGGTGCGCACTCCTCAGGCTTTCCACGTCCATCCCAAGATCGTCAAGCTCCTCGAGCAGCGCGCGGAGATGGGCCATGGCAAACGCGCCGCGGATTACGGCTTCGCCGAATCCCTGGCCTTCGCCACCCTGCTCAGCGATGGCACTCCCATCCGCCTCGCCGGGCAGGATTCCCAGCGCGGCACCTTCAACCAGCGCCACGCCATGCTCATCGACAACAAGACGGAAGAGGAATACCTGCCTCTGGCGCACCTCGCGCCGGGCCAGCCCTTCTGCGAGATCCACAATTCCTCGCTTTCCGAAGCCGCCTGCCTGGGTTTCGAATACGGTTTCAGCCGCGACTATCCGGAAGCGCTGGTCCTGTGGGAAGCGCAATTCGGCGATTTCGCCAACAGCGCGCAAATCATCATCGACCAGTTCATCAGCGCCGGCGAGGACAAGTGGAATCTGCCCTCGGGCCTGGTCCTGCTCCTGCCGCACGGCTTTGAGGGTCAGGGTCCGGAGCATTCCAGCGCGCGCATGGAGCGTTTTCTGCAGCTCTGCGCCGAGCACAACATGCAGATCTGCCAGCCCTCCACCGCCGCGCAGTATTTTCACCTGCTGCGCCGCCAGGCCCTGCGCCCCTGGCGCAAGCCCATGATCGTCTTCACCCCCAAGAGCATGCTGCGCCATCCGGACGCCAGCTCGCCCATCGCCGCTTTCGCGCAGCCGCGCTTCCAGTCGGTCGTGCCCGACCACGATATCCGCGACGCCCAACGCATCCTGCTGGCCAGCGGCAAGGTCGGCCACGAGCTGCGCGCCGAGCGCCGCCGCCGCAAGGACACGCACACGGCGATCCTCTTTCTCGAGCAGCTTTACCCCACGCCCCGCCCGGAGCTTATCGCCGCCATCGCCGAGCATCCGCACGCCCGCGAAATCGTCTGGGTGCAGGAAGAGCCCGCCAACATGGGCCCGCTCTTCTACGTCCTGCCGCGGCTGGAGCGGCTGGCGAAGGCCCGCGGCCTGCAAGTGCGCTCGGTGAAGCGCTCCGCGAGCGCCAGCCCGGCCACCGGCTCCGCCAAGGCCCACGAGCTGGAACAGAAGACGCTGCTGCAACTGGCCTTTACCACCCACGTCGGCTCCTGA
- a CDS encoding PAS domain-containing protein has product MRLNLFWKLGVAFLALLILVLLPVDFYAERTLRREYERSGFERLASIARIAQTRPLQWLPATAERGEELEGLRGWIAQMAASGARVTLIASSGQVLADSEADPRSMENHAGRPEIQQALAAGEGRSVRHSVTLQRDLLYYAVRQPMPAGPPLVLRFALPVEAIDVVLWDFRKGLWLASLVMLLVTGTASLVISRSLSQRVERLRAFSRRVAESDFRPIPANRSGDALEALAVSLNETAARLDGSIRTLTEERNLSAAILGSMVEAVAVVNAAERLVFANPAFVEILGLDMPPRAGSALLEVVRQTELIEAVRQVLRGEPTVHAEIMTGTVKPRYFAATVAAVRAERTPSAVVVLHDITDLRRLERVRRDFVANVSHEFKTPLTAIQGFAETLLAGALDDPQNRSRFLGIILEHARRLARLTDDLLELSQIEAERLQMEIRPLRVEELVNGCLDTTRLRAAEKNIRLSAELPAGLPEIAGDHRRLAEVLQNLLDNALQYTQPGGQIVVQARVAEREVVLTVADTGIGIPEAEQARIFERFYRVDAARSREVGGTGLGLAIAKHLVEAHGGRLWVESEVGRGSQFHFSVPVFDPERAVPRFSSGGGSAGRGNGPLLS; this is encoded by the coding sequence GTGCGGCTTAACCTTTTTTGGAAACTCGGCGTCGCCTTCCTGGCACTGCTTATCCTGGTGCTGCTGCCGGTGGATTTCTATGCCGAGCGCACCCTGCGCCGGGAATACGAGCGCAGCGGCTTTGAGCGCCTCGCCAGCATCGCGCGAATCGCCCAGACGCGCCCCCTGCAGTGGCTCCCGGCCACCGCCGAGCGCGGGGAAGAACTCGAGGGGCTGCGCGGCTGGATTGCTCAGATGGCCGCCAGCGGCGCCCGCGTTACGCTCATCGCTTCCTCCGGACAGGTGCTCGCCGATTCCGAAGCCGACCCGCGCTCCATGGAAAACCACGCCGGGCGTCCCGAGATTCAGCAGGCTTTGGCCGCGGGCGAGGGCCGTTCGGTCCGCCATAGCGTCACCCTTCAGCGCGATCTTCTCTACTATGCGGTGCGCCAGCCCATGCCGGCGGGGCCTCCCCTGGTGTTGCGTTTCGCCCTGCCCGTCGAAGCTATAGATGTGGTGCTCTGGGACTTTCGCAAAGGGCTGTGGCTCGCATCTCTGGTTATGTTGCTGGTCACCGGAACGGCTTCTCTGGTGATCTCGCGCTCTCTTTCGCAGCGCGTCGAGCGCCTCCGCGCCTTCTCCCGGCGCGTGGCGGAAAGCGATTTCCGCCCTATCCCGGCGAACCGCAGCGGAGATGCCCTGGAAGCCCTGGCCGTCTCTCTGAACGAAACGGCGGCGCGCCTCGACGGCAGCATCCGTACCCTCACGGAAGAGCGCAACCTTTCCGCGGCCATTCTGGGGAGCATGGTGGAGGCCGTGGCGGTGGTGAACGCGGCCGAGCGGCTGGTTTTCGCCAACCCCGCTTTCGTGGAGATTCTCGGGCTGGATATGCCCCCGCGCGCGGGCAGCGCCCTGCTGGAAGTGGTGCGCCAGACGGAACTCATCGAGGCCGTGCGCCAGGTGCTGCGGGGAGAGCCGACGGTGCACGCGGAGATCATGACCGGCACGGTGAAGCCGCGCTACTTCGCGGCCACGGTGGCCGCGGTGCGCGCCGAACGAACCCCCAGTGCCGTGGTGGTACTGCATGACATCACCGACCTGCGCCGCCTGGAGCGCGTGCGCCGGGACTTTGTGGCCAACGTCTCCCACGAATTCAAGACCCCCCTGACCGCCATCCAGGGCTTCGCGGAAACCCTGCTCGCCGGCGCCCTGGACGACCCCCAGAACCGCAGCCGCTTCCTCGGTATCATTCTCGAACATGCCCGCCGCCTCGCCCGTCTCACCGACGATCTCCTGGAGCTCTCGCAGATCGAAGCGGAGCGCCTGCAGATGGAAATCCGCCCGCTGCGCGTCGAGGAGCTGGTGAACGGCTGCCTGGACACCACGCGCCTGCGCGCCGCGGAAAAGAACATCCGCCTCTCCGCCGAGCTGCCCGCCGGCCTCCCGGAAATTGCCGGGGACCACCGCCGCCTCGCCGAAGTGTTGCAGAACCTGCTCGACAATGCCCTGCAATACACCCAGCCGGGCGGACAGATTGTCGTGCAGGCCAGGGTTGCGGAGCGCGAAGTGGTGCTCACGGTCGCTGACACCGGCATCGGCATTCCCGAGGCGGAGCAGGCGCGCATCTTCGAACGTTTCTACCGCGTGGATGCGGCCCGCTCCCGCGAGGTCGGTGGTACCGGCCTCGGTCTGGCCATCGCCAAGCACCTCGTGGAGGCTCACGGCGGGCGCCTGTGGGTCGAGAGCGAAGTCGGTCGCGGTTCGCAGTTCCATTTTTCCGTGCCGGTCTTCGATCCCGAGCGCGCCGTGCCGCGTTTCTCCTCCGGCGGCGGTTCCGCCGGGCGCGGCAACGGCCCGCTTCTCTCCTGA
- the pstB gene encoding phosphate ABC transporter ATP-binding protein PstB: protein MTLAKVNFFYGPKQTLFDINLGIAAGRITSLIGPSGCGKSTLLRTLNRMHETLSNVRLTGAILLDGGSILAQDVTQLRRRVGMVFQHPNPFPKSIFENVAYGPRINGTPKALSDIVEASLRRAALWDEVKDHLHKSAYELSGGQQQRLCIARALAVEPEVLLLDEPCSALDPISTAKIEELLVQLKETCTIVIVTHNMQQAARVSDFTAFLLNGALVEFSPTPQLFTTPADPRTEAYITGRFG, encoded by the coding sequence ATGACCCTCGCCAAGGTCAATTTCTTTTACGGGCCAAAGCAGACCCTCTTCGACATCAACCTGGGTATCGCCGCTGGCCGCATCACCTCGCTCATCGGCCCTTCCGGCTGCGGCAAGTCCACCCTGCTGCGCACTCTCAATCGCATGCACGAGACCCTGTCCAACGTCCGCCTCACGGGGGCGATCCTCCTCGACGGTGGGAGCATCCTGGCGCAGGACGTCACCCAGTTGCGCCGCCGCGTGGGCATGGTCTTTCAGCACCCCAATCCCTTTCCCAAGTCCATCTTCGAGAACGTCGCCTATGGCCCGCGCATCAACGGCACTCCCAAGGCTCTCTCCGATATCGTCGAGGCCAGCCTGCGCCGCGCCGCTCTCTGGGACGAAGTGAAGGACCACCTGCACAAGTCCGCCTACGAGCTTTCCGGTGGCCAGCAGCAGCGCCTGTGCATCGCCCGCGCTCTGGCCGTCGAGCCGGAAGTGCTGCTCCTCGACGAGCCCTGCTCCGCCCTCGACCCCATCAGCACCGCGAAGATCGAAGAGCTGCTCGTGCAGTTGAAAGAGACCTGCACCATCGTCATCGTCACCCACAACATGCAGCAGGCGGCCCGCGTCAGCGACTTCACCGCGTTTCTCCTCAATGGCGCGCTGGTCGAGTTCAGCCCCACCCCGCAGCTCTTCACCACTCCGGCCGATCCGCGCACCGAGGCCTACATCACCGGGCGCTTCGGATGA
- the phoU gene encoding phosphate signaling complex protein PhoU, with protein sequence MTNTPHLTPHLTPNLTEVVFYDMLVNYLISMARTVEGAMNRAIDAIVELESPRTQSLPGEVFLTEPHVNEMEMRIDEHAIRLLRRAAFSDDEMRLIVATLKITNDLERIGDLAVSLAERAISLRAMGKVEAPEDLWPMASAVRAMVSKSLGALIFRNAEMAMQVLESDDLVDRYRDRIFEQLLARMSEQSSRVTPGLQFVLATRHLERIADHATNIAEDIIFWVRGLDVRHGRALVLPPPESPVLPDEPEVTENSPCLHPDVNSAV encoded by the coding sequence ATGACCAACACCCCCCATCTCACGCCCCATCTCACGCCCAATCTCACGGAAGTCGTGTTCTACGACATGCTCGTGAACTATCTGATTTCCATGGCGCGTACGGTCGAAGGCGCCATGAACCGGGCCATCGATGCCATCGTGGAGCTGGAGAGTCCGCGGACGCAAAGTTTGCCGGGCGAGGTCTTTCTCACCGAACCGCACGTCAACGAGATGGAGATGCGCATCGATGAGCACGCCATCCGGCTTTTGCGCCGCGCGGCGTTCTCCGATGATGAGATGCGCTTGATCGTAGCCACCCTCAAAATCACCAATGATCTCGAGCGCATCGGGGATCTGGCCGTCAGTCTCGCCGAGCGCGCCATCTCCCTGCGCGCCATGGGCAAGGTGGAAGCACCGGAAGATCTCTGGCCCATGGCCAGCGCCGTGCGTGCCATGGTCAGCAAGAGCCTGGGCGCCCTGATCTTCCGCAATGCGGAGATGGCCATGCAGGTTCTCGAGAGCGACGACCTGGTGGACCGCTATCGCGACCGCATCTTCGAGCAGCTTCTGGCGCGCATGTCCGAGCAGTCCTCGCGCGTCACCCCCGGCCTGCAGTTTGTCCTGGCTACCCGCCATCTCGAGCGCATCGCCGACCATGCCACCAATATCGCCGAGGACATCATCTTCTGGGTGCGCGGCCTGGACGTGCGTCATGGCCGGGCTCTGGTGCTTCCTCCTCCCGAAAGTCCGGTGCTTCCGGACGAGCCGGAGGTCACGGAGAATTCACCCTGCCTTCATCCGGACGTGAACTCGGCCGTCTAA
- the pstS gene encoding phosphate ABC transporter substrate-binding protein PstS, with amino-acid sequence MKRIAGLLLIVLALGGLAVAQNALSINGAGATFPYPIYSKWFDEYHKKNSNIQINYQSIGSGGGIRQATEGTVDFGASDGPMTDEQLKAYKDKHGSDILHFPTVLGADVPTYNIPGVSAALNFTPDALAGIFLGRITKWNDPAIASVNKGVALPASDIIVVHRADGSGTTYIWTDYLSKVSEEWKTKVGKGTSVNWPVGLGGKGNEGVMGIVKQTPNAIGYVELIYAVQNKVPYGAVRNAAGVFVTAELAGVSAAAAGAARNMPADFRVSITNAPGKTAYPVSSFTWLLIPSRIADAGKRDAIKGFLKWMMTDGQNFAEPLAYAKLPKEVVTKEMKAIATIQ; translated from the coding sequence ATGAAGCGAATCGCGGGATTACTTCTGATCGTGCTTGCTCTCGGCGGCCTTGCCGTCGCGCAGAACGCACTCTCAATTAACGGAGCGGGAGCGACATTCCCCTATCCGATCTATTCGAAGTGGTTTGACGAGTACCACAAGAAGAATTCCAACATTCAGATCAACTACCAGTCGATTGGCTCGGGCGGCGGTATCCGCCAGGCCACCGAAGGCACCGTGGATTTCGGCGCCAGCGACGGCCCCATGACCGACGAGCAGCTCAAAGCCTACAAAGACAAGCACGGCAGCGACATCCTGCACTTCCCGACGGTACTTGGCGCGGACGTGCCCACCTACAACATCCCCGGTGTGAGCGCCGCTCTCAATTTCACTCCCGACGCCCTCGCCGGCATCTTCCTCGGCCGCATCACCAAGTGGAATGACCCGGCCATCGCCAGCGTGAACAAAGGCGTCGCCCTGCCGGCTTCCGACATCATCGTCGTGCACCGCGCCGACGGTAGCGGCACCACCTACATCTGGACCGACTACCTTTCCAAGGTCAGCGAAGAGTGGAAAACGAAAGTCGGCAAAGGCACCTCCGTCAATTGGCCCGTGGGCCTGGGCGGCAAGGGCAATGAGGGCGTCATGGGCATCGTCAAGCAGACCCCCAACGCCATCGGCTACGTCGAGCTGATCTACGCCGTGCAGAACAAAGTTCCCTACGGCGCGGTGCGCAACGCGGCCGGTGTGTTCGTGACCGCCGAGCTCGCCGGCGTCAGCGCCGCGGCCGCGGGTGCGGCCAGGAACATGCCTGCGGACTTCCGGGTATCCATCACCAACGCTCCGGGCAAGACTGCTTACCCCGTTTCCAGCTTCACCTGGCTGCTCATCCCCTCCCGGATCGCGGACGCCGGCAAGCGCGACGCCATCAAGGGCTTCCTCAAGTGGATGATGACCGACGGACAGAATTTCGCCGAGCCTCTGGCGTATGCCAAGCTCCCGAAAGAAGTCGTCACCAAGGAGATGAAAGCCATCGCCACAATTCAGTAA
- a CDS encoding putative porin → MYRMWMTAVLSAVLVATPAWAAKGHDKNAASNGEETPAAANKSAASSEKTAEKPAAAGYGAEIEQLREMLLEQSRAIEAQQKLMREQQEKLNTLTEELRAARTGNLASAGEALAAQPGTSAAAAPQGAELEARVAKVEKDVAANKKSAEDGIKALGPFKFSGDLRLRYEPFFGGGAAASPAPTSRHRERYRLRFYANAKFGEDFTGGFALASGDTGDPISTNSTQTGFFTRKSFAVDRAFMTYHPHYFKAFSVTGGKFAYTWQKTEMTWDVDTNPEGVSEQVMWDWKDRFLNHFGVVAFQLPMWEVSNGPDSGVFGGQIQTGWKLHPRVKLAADVAFYDYRNPDRIAQNLNGGNGFATQGSATGLGGTFGFGGSGMSNNVGTISGTRYFASKFGILDTLLRADIDTGSAKWPVALIFNFVQNTRTCQNLQVFFDADATVPACDPHQRHGYWAEAQFGQTKNKGDFRFGYTAMRIERDAVVSAFNFSDIRQATNDINHRVEVYYQAYKNITVGMTGLFGRQLVTAQSPTPERWLKRFQFDVAYSF, encoded by the coding sequence ATGTACAGAATGTGGATGACGGCCGTGTTGTCTGCCGTGCTGGTGGCGACGCCAGCGTGGGCAGCTAAGGGCCACGACAAGAATGCCGCGAGCAACGGCGAAGAGACGCCAGCGGCGGCCAACAAGAGTGCAGCAAGCAGCGAAAAAACGGCGGAAAAGCCCGCCGCGGCCGGCTACGGCGCAGAGATCGAACAACTCCGGGAGATGCTGCTCGAGCAGTCCCGCGCCATCGAGGCCCAGCAGAAGTTGATGCGCGAGCAGCAGGAAAAACTGAACACACTGACCGAAGAGCTGCGCGCCGCGCGCACCGGAAACCTTGCATCGGCGGGGGAAGCCCTCGCGGCTCAGCCCGGAACCTCGGCCGCGGCGGCGCCCCAGGGCGCGGAGCTCGAAGCCCGCGTCGCCAAAGTCGAGAAGGACGTCGCTGCGAATAAGAAGAGTGCCGAAGATGGCATCAAGGCCCTTGGCCCGTTCAAATTTTCCGGCGACCTGCGCCTGCGCTACGAACCTTTCTTCGGCGGTGGCGCGGCGGCCTCCCCGGCGCCGACGAGCCGCCATCGCGAACGCTACCGCCTGCGCTTCTATGCCAACGCCAAGTTCGGCGAAGACTTCACCGGCGGCTTTGCCCTCGCTTCGGGCGACACCGGCGATCCGATTTCCACGAACAGCACGCAAACCGGATTCTTTACGCGCAAGTCCTTCGCCGTGGACCGCGCTTTCATGACCTACCACCCGCATTACTTCAAGGCCTTCTCCGTGACCGGCGGCAAGTTTGCCTACACCTGGCAAAAGACCGAGATGACCTGGGACGTGGACACCAACCCCGAAGGCGTGAGCGAACAGGTCATGTGGGATTGGAAGGATAGATTCCTGAACCACTTCGGCGTGGTGGCCTTCCAGCTTCCGATGTGGGAAGTGTCCAATGGCCCGGATTCCGGAGTCTTCGGCGGCCAGATTCAGACGGGGTGGAAACTCCACCCGCGCGTCAAGCTCGCGGCCGATGTCGCCTTCTACGACTACCGCAACCCGGACCGCATTGCCCAGAACCTGAATGGCGGCAATGGTTTCGCCACCCAGGGCAGTGCCACCGGCCTCGGCGGCACCTTCGGCTTCGGCGGCAGCGGCATGTCCAACAACGTCGGCACGATCAGTGGCACTCGCTACTTTGCCTCCAAGTTCGGCATTCTGGACACCCTGCTCCGCGCGGACATCGACACCGGTTCGGCCAAGTGGCCCGTCGCGCTCATCTTCAACTTCGTGCAGAACACCCGCACCTGCCAGAACCTTCAGGTGTTCTTTGATGCCGATGCCACAGTCCCGGCTTGCGATCCGCACCAGCGGCACGGCTACTGGGCGGAAGCGCAGTTCGGCCAGACCAAGAACAAGGGCGACTTCCGCTTCGGCTACACCGCCATGCGCATCGAGCGCGACGCTGTCGTCTCCGCCTTCAACTTCAGCGACATCCGTCAGGCCACCAACGACATCAACCACCGCGTCGAGGTCTACTATCAGGCCTACAAGAACATCACCGTGGGCATGACCGGCCTCTTCGGGCGGCAACTCGTCACCGCGCAGAGCCCCACGCCGGAACGCTGGTTGAAGCGCTTCCAGTTCGACGTGGCTTATAGCTTCTAG
- a CDS encoding response regulator encodes MKRILIIEDDRDIAELVRYNLENEGFQVTAASDGSTGLAMLKKSSPDLLLLDLMLPKLSGLDICREIRRNESLNRLPILMLTAKGDEADRIVGLEMGADDYVTKPFSPRELTARVKALLRRAEPPGDAPRILAVGNLEIDPASYRVSLSGKPVTLSTLEFRLLYFLASRPNRVFSRDQLLDAVWGTERFVTPRSVDVYVRRLREKVEPDPEHPLHLKTVRGAGYMFETRAA; translated from the coding sequence ATGAAACGCATCCTCATTATCGAGGACGATCGCGACATCGCGGAACTCGTCCGCTACAACCTGGAAAATGAAGGCTTCCAGGTGACCGCCGCCAGCGACGGTAGCACCGGTCTCGCCATGCTGAAAAAATCCTCGCCAGACCTGCTCCTGCTCGATCTCATGCTGCCCAAGCTCTCCGGTCTGGACATTTGCCGGGAAATCCGCCGCAACGAATCGCTGAACCGCCTGCCCATCCTGATGCTGACGGCCAAGGGCGACGAGGCCGACCGCATCGTCGGCCTGGAGATGGGCGCCGACGACTATGTGACCAAGCCCTTCAGCCCCCGGGAGCTCACCGCCCGCGTGAAAGCCCTGCTGCGCCGCGCCGAACCTCCCGGGGACGCCCCGCGGATCCTTGCCGTGGGCAACCTGGAGATCGATCCGGCCTCCTACCGCGTCAGCCTTTCCGGGAAGCCCGTGACCCTCAGCACCCTGGAGTTCCGGCTCCTCTATTTTCTGGCTTCGCGCCCCAATCGCGTCTTCTCGCGGGACCAGTTGCTCGACGCCGTCTGGGGCACGGAGCGCTTCGTCACCCCGCGCAGCGTGGACGTCTACGTCCGGCGGCTGCGCGAGAAGGTCGAGCCCGATCCCGAGCATCCGCTTCACTTGAAAACGGTGCGCGGCGCGGGCTACATGTTCGAAACCCGTGCGGCTTAA